From Triticum aestivum cultivar Chinese Spring chromosome 4A, IWGSC CS RefSeq v2.1, whole genome shotgun sequence, a single genomic window includes:
- the LOC123087064 gene encoding calcium load-activated calcium channel produces MASALSSLRYGDSLSVVAISGATAVLCEAISWLLIYRTATYNSLRASIERHSRKLDSMKSTSSGTGAAPSSQPASSRAKKMDRVESSLKDASRELSLAKLKSGAVVAAVLFVVFGLLNSLFEGRAVAKLPFAPVPLVQRMSHRGLPGNDPTDCAMVFLYFLCSMSIRTNLQKLLGFTPPRAAAGAGGGLFAMPDPKTN; encoded by the coding sequence ATGGCCTCGGCGCTCTCCTCCCTCCGCTACGGCGACAGCCTCTCGGTGGTGGCCATCTCGGGCGCCACGGCGGTGCTCTGCGAGGCCATCTCCTGGCTCCTCATCTACCGCACCGCCACCTACAACTCCCTCCGCGCCTCCATCGAGCGCCACTCCCGCAAGCTCGACTCCATGAAGTCCACCTCCTCCGGCACCGGCGCGGCCCCCTCCTCCCAGCCGGCCTCCTCGCGGGCCAAGAAGATGGACCGCGTCGAGTCCAGCCTCAAGGACGCCTCGCGGGAGCTCTCCCTCGCCAAGCTCAAGTCcggcgccgtcgtcgccgccgtgcTCTTCGTCGTCTTCGGCCTCCTCAACTCGCTCTTCGAGGGCCGCGCCGTCGCCAAGCTGCCCTTCGCGCCCGTCCCGCTCGTGCAGCGCATGAGCCACCGCGGCCTCCCCGGGAACGACCCCACCGACTGCGCCATGGTCTTCCTCTACTTCCTCTGCTCCATGAGCATACGGACCAACCTCCAGAAGCTGCTCGGCTtcacgccgccccgcgccgccgccggggcCGGCGGCGGCCTCTTCGCCATGCCCGATCCCAAAACCAATTGA
- the LOC123087062 gene encoding uncharacterized protein translates to MLGRYFGRAGAGAAEDPAPEPFSFPEPLPTWPQGGGFARGRIRVAGGELELAAATAFDRICTLSPSARLQRCNGATFYRPVGVPEGFTLLGHYCQPNSRKLHGHLIVARAADPPRSAEPPLRAPRDYELVWAFHATAGAAGASAGAGSCVGYGRSDAYFWLPVPPEGYRALGILVTTEPGKPPLDAVGCVRADLTNECEPHGSLLHLQLTRPTSASPGKAFAVRGVRPLKRGMREKGIGAGTFWCAAADGCSSPAPGEQGLACLKNVDLDLSAMPTLEQVHAVIQHYGPTLYFHPKEVYLPSSVAWYFKNGAKIFKKGGGAVGEEIDAEGSNLPGGGWNDGEYWMDIPGGKRRQAVIRGDIESAELYAHVKPAMGGACTDVAMWVFCPFNGPARLKLGPINLPLGTTGQHVGDWEHFTLRVSNFTGELMAVYYSQHSGGRWVDAAKLEYAAGNRPAVYSSRNGHASYPRAGEYLQGSAALGVGILNEAARSKLSVDSSVKYRVVAAEYLGEGVVAEPQWLQFMREWGPTVIYRSRTGTERMVKSMPQRLSCPAENMLNKMPNELSKEEGPTGPKEKNMWEGDERW, encoded by the exons ATGCTGGGCCGCTACTTtggccgcgccggcgccggcgccgccgagGACCCGGCGCCGGAGCCCTTCTCCTTCCCCGAGCCCCTCCCGACGTGGCCGCAAG GTGGCGGGTTCGCGCGGGGGAGGATCCGCGTGGCCGGAGGGGAGCTGGAGCTCGCGGCGGCCACGGCCTTCGACAGAATCTGCACCCTGTCGCCGTCGGCGCGGCTGCAGCGCTGCAACGGCGCCACCTTCTACCGGCCGGTCGGCGTCCCCGAGGGCTTCACCCTGCTCGGCCACTACTGCCAGCCCAACAGCCGCAAACTCCACGGCCACCTCATCGTCGCCAGGGCCGCCGACCCGCCGCGCTCCGCGGAGCCGCCCCTCCGCGCGCCGCGGGACTATGAGCTCGTCTGGGCCTTCCACGCAACTGCCGGTGCCGCCGGCGCGAGTGCGGGCGCGGGCTCTTGCGTCGGCTACGGCCGCAGCGACGCCTACTTCTGGCTCCCCGTGCCGCCGGAGGGGTACCGGGCGCTCGGGATCCTCGTCACGACGGAGCCCGGCAAGCCGCCGCTCGACGCGGTGGGCTGCGTGCGCGCCGACCTCACCAACGAGTGCGAGCCGCACGGCTCGCTGCTCCACCTGCAGCTCACGCGCCCGACGTCCGCGTCGCCCGGCAAGGCCTTCGCCGTGCGTGGCGTGAGGCCGCTGAAAAGAGGGATGCGGGAGAAGGGCATCGGCGCCGGCACTTTCTGGTGCGCCGCCGCGGACGGGTGCTCCTCCCCGGCCCCGGGCGAGCAGGGCCTCGCGTGCCTCAAGAACGTCGACCTCGACCTGTCGGCGATGCCGACCCTGGAGCAGGTGCACGCCGTGATCCAGCATTACGGCCCCACGCTCTACTTCCACCCGAAGGAGGTCTACCTGCCGTCGTCCGTCGCCTGGTACTTCAAGAACGGCGCCAAGATTTTCAAGAAAGGGGGAGGCGCCGTCGGCGAGGAGATCGACGCCGAGGGGTCCAACCTCCCGGGCGGAGGGTGGAACGACGGGGAGTACTGGATGGACATACCGGGCGGCAAGAGGAGGCAGGCGGTCATCCGCGGCGACATCGAGAGCGCGGAGCTGTACGCGCACGTGAAGCCGGCGATGGGCGGGGCGTGCACCGACGTGGCCATGTGGGTATTCTGCCCGTTCAACGGCCCGGCCAGGCTGAAGCTCGGCCCGATCAACCTCCCGCTGGGCACGACCGGGCAGCACGTCGGCGACTGGGAGCACTTCACGCTCCGGGTCAGCAACTTCACCGGCGAGCTCATGGCCGTCTACTACTCGCAGCACAGCGGGGGCAGGTGGGTGGACGCGGCCAAGCTGGAGTACGCCGCGGGGAACAGGCCTGCGGTGTACTCGTCCCGGAACGGGCACGCGAGCTACCCGCGCGCCGGCGAGTACCTGCAGGGCTCGGCGGCGCTCGGGGTCGGGATCCTGAACGAGGCCGCCCGGAGCAAGCTGTCCGTCGACTCCAGCGTCAAGTAccgcgtggtggcggcggagtacCTGGGAGAGGGCGTCGTGGCCGAGCCCCAGTGGCTGCAGTTCATGCGGGAGTGGGGGCCGACGGTGATCTACAGGTCGAGGACGGGGACGGAGCGGATGGTGAAGAGTATGCCCCAGCGGCTCAGTTGTCCGGCGGAGAACATGCTGAACAAGATGCCGAACGAgctctccaaagaggaagggccgACCGGGCCCAAGGAGAAGAATATGTGGGAGGGAGATGAAAGATGGTAG